One Corynebacterium efficiens YS-314 DNA segment encodes these proteins:
- the fdhD gene encoding formate dehydrogenase accessory sulfurtransferase FdhD — MGRITQHLQVPRVVSTETKVFVNTRPDTIAVEEPLEIRVNGTNLTTTMRTPGHDIELVHGLLLAEGLIRDASEVSTARYCAGAVGPDNQNTYNVLELDVVPANPRRELNLVSVQRNLPTSSACGVCGTTSIEQLMDKKGWPIEPITPDPRMIITLPEKLRERQKMFDKTGGVHAAGLATLDGELLVVREDVGRHNAADKVIGHMLMNGRLPLRDTILVMSSRASFELVQKAAMAGIPGVIAVGAATSLAVDTARDAGMFLAGFVRGNKFNHYAGELG, encoded by the coding sequence ATGGGAAGAATCACACAGCATCTGCAGGTCCCCCGGGTGGTGTCCACGGAGACCAAGGTGTTCGTCAACACCCGCCCGGACACCATCGCGGTGGAGGAGCCACTGGAGATCCGCGTCAACGGCACCAACCTCACCACCACCATGCGCACCCCGGGCCACGACATCGAACTGGTCCACGGCCTGCTGCTGGCGGAGGGCCTGATCAGGGATGCCTCCGAGGTCTCCACCGCCCGCTACTGCGCGGGTGCGGTGGGACCGGACAACCAGAACACCTACAACGTCCTCGAACTGGATGTGGTGCCAGCTAATCCCCGGCGTGAGTTGAACCTGGTCTCCGTGCAGCGCAACCTGCCCACATCCTCCGCCTGCGGGGTCTGTGGCACCACCTCCATCGAGCAGCTGATGGACAAGAAGGGCTGGCCGATCGAGCCGATCACCCCGGATCCGCGGATGATCATCACCCTCCCGGAGAAACTCCGGGAACGTCAGAAGATGTTCGACAAGACCGGTGGCGTGCATGCCGCGGGCCTGGCCACCCTCGATGGTGAGCTGCTGGTGGTGCGTGAGGATGTCGGCCGCCACAACGCCGCCGACAAGGTCATCGGCCACATGCTCATGAACGGTCGACTCCCGCTGCGGGACACCATCCTGGTGATGAGTTCGCGTGCCTCCTTCGAGCTGGTGCAGAAGGCCGCGATGGCCGGCATCCCCGGGGTGATCGCCGTGGGTGCAGCCACCTCCCTGGCTGTGGACACCGCCCGCGATGCCGGGATGTTCCTCGCCGGCTTTGTCCGGGGCAACAAGTTCAACCACTATGCCGGGGAGCTGGGTTAG
- a CDS encoding DUF6457 domain-containing protein: MLVSDQDTEADRMDRMYEWLGVVCDEFDIDRELLDAVVPQLLDLTRDVAHGPSRPAAPMTAFLLGIAATRGERATDGTVAAETDTAALARRVLAGATRLQEMIAKEY; this comes from the coding sequence ATGCTGGTGAGTGACCAGGACACTGAAGCGGACCGGATGGACCGCATGTACGAGTGGTTGGGCGTGGTGTGCGATGAGTTCGACATCGACCGGGAGCTTCTCGACGCCGTCGTGCCCCAGCTGCTCGATCTCACCCGCGATGTCGCGCACGGCCCCTCCCGCCCGGCTGCCCCGATGACGGCGTTCCTGCTGGGTATCGCGGCAACCCGAGGAGAGCGTGCCACAGATGGAACAGTCGCTGCGGAGACCGACACCGCGGCGCTTGCCCGCCGGGTCCTGGCGGGTGCCACCCGTCTCCAAGAGATGATTGCCAAGGAGTACTAG
- a CDS encoding FdhF/YdeP family oxidoreductase, with the protein MTTPPEISSVNPLANKFDHPDVGRRVKSAAGVPGVLHAMEHVVPNRGVLPLLTMNKPGGFDCPGCAWPEPAPHELSIAEFCENGAKAVAEETTPKRATAEFWAEHSIFDLREKTDHWLGKQGRITQPMFYDRSSGDEHYRPISWEDAIALIASTLKRIEPDEAVFYTSGRTPNEPAYMFQLLARRLGTNNLPDCGNMCHESTGSALSETLGLGKGSVVIEDFHNTDLLISVGQNPGTNHPRALSAFKKLKENGGKILTLNPLPETGLMKFRDPQTVKGALSISEDLTDEYLQVRLDGDRAFFQALNKELIRRDALDHTFLEKFCSGVEETIAHLNSLDDETLLRGCGLAARDIQKAADMVEAADTVVVSWTLGVTQHKNAVYTIREMVNFLLLTGNIGKPGAGTAPLRGHSNVQGDRTMGIWEKMPESFLQAIEDEFGFDVPREDGWDTVDSLRAMRDGKTKFFMSLGGNLVRVASDTSVLEKGMQSNELTVHVSTKPNGSHAWPGEKSLILPVRARTDRDVQKTGLQTVTVEDSAGAIHGSTGKRFANRDLDLKSECDVIGSIGRETFGDDFWQPMIDDYDVIRDHIEATIPGFHDFNRRIQNPGGFLLPNGPRERVFNTSDGKAQLTVNETNVIELPEGYLLMNTVRSHDQYNSTIYGLDDRYRGVRGGRRVVFVNPEDCHARGLRDGDLVDIVSVFDDGERRAPNFRVVEYDTARDCVTTYFPEANVLVPLDSVAEKSNTPASKSVLVRLEPLGVHADDLDK; encoded by the coding sequence ATGACCACCCCACCTGAGATCTCCAGTGTCAATCCCCTCGCCAACAAGTTTGACCACCCGGATGTGGGTCGGCGGGTGAAGTCCGCGGCCGGGGTACCCGGTGTCCTCCACGCGATGGAACATGTCGTGCCCAACAGGGGTGTGCTGCCCCTGCTGACGATGAACAAACCCGGCGGTTTCGACTGCCCCGGGTGCGCCTGGCCGGAGCCTGCACCCCATGAGCTGAGCATCGCGGAATTCTGCGAGAACGGTGCCAAGGCCGTCGCGGAGGAAACCACCCCGAAGCGTGCGACCGCGGAGTTCTGGGCCGAGCACTCCATCTTCGACCTGCGGGAGAAAACCGATCACTGGCTGGGCAAACAGGGCCGCATCACCCAGCCGATGTTCTACGACCGTTCCTCCGGTGATGAGCACTACCGCCCGATCTCCTGGGAGGATGCCATCGCGCTGATCGCCTCCACACTGAAACGGATCGAACCGGATGAGGCGGTGTTCTACACCTCCGGGCGCACCCCGAATGAACCGGCGTACATGTTCCAGCTGCTGGCGCGTCGCCTGGGCACCAACAACCTGCCCGACTGCGGCAACATGTGCCATGAATCCACCGGCAGCGCCCTGAGTGAAACCCTCGGCCTGGGCAAGGGGTCGGTGGTCATTGAGGATTTCCACAACACCGATCTGCTCATCTCCGTGGGGCAGAACCCGGGCACCAACCACCCGCGTGCACTCAGTGCCTTCAAGAAACTGAAAGAAAACGGCGGCAAGATCCTCACGCTCAATCCCCTGCCGGAGACGGGGCTGATGAAATTCCGCGACCCGCAGACGGTCAAGGGTGCGCTGAGTATCTCCGAGGACCTCACCGATGAGTACCTGCAGGTCCGTCTCGATGGTGACCGGGCGTTCTTCCAGGCGCTGAATAAGGAACTGATCCGCCGTGACGCGCTGGACCATACCTTCCTGGAGAAGTTCTGCTCCGGGGTCGAGGAGACCATCGCGCACCTGAACAGCCTGGATGATGAGACCCTGCTGCGCGGTTGTGGGCTGGCGGCCAGGGATATCCAGAAGGCCGCGGATATGGTGGAGGCCGCCGACACCGTGGTGGTGTCCTGGACCCTGGGTGTCACCCAGCACAAGAACGCCGTGTACACCATCCGCGAGATGGTGAACTTCCTGCTGCTGACCGGTAACATCGGCAAGCCCGGCGCGGGTACCGCTCCCCTGCGCGGCCACTCCAATGTCCAGGGCGATCGCACCATGGGCATCTGGGAGAAGATGCCCGAGTCCTTCCTCCAGGCCATCGAGGATGAGTTCGGTTTCGATGTCCCGCGTGAGGATGGTTGGGACACCGTGGATTCCCTGCGCGCCATGCGTGACGGCAAGACGAAGTTCTTCATGTCCCTTGGTGGCAACCTGGTGCGGGTGGCCTCGGATACCTCCGTGCTGGAGAAGGGCATGCAGTCCAATGAACTGACCGTGCATGTGTCCACCAAACCCAATGGATCGCATGCCTGGCCTGGTGAGAAATCCCTGATCCTGCCGGTGCGCGCCCGCACCGACCGGGATGTGCAGAAGACCGGCCTGCAGACCGTCACCGTGGAGGATTCCGCCGGCGCCATCCACGGTTCCACGGGCAAGCGTTTCGCCAACCGGGATCTGGATCTGAAGTCCGAGTGTGATGTCATCGGATCCATCGGCCGGGAGACCTTCGGGGATGATTTCTGGCAGCCGATGATCGATGACTATGACGTGATCCGTGATCACATCGAGGCCACCATCCCCGGTTTCCACGACTTCAACCGGCGCATCCAGAATCCCGGTGGTTTCCTCTTGCCGAACGGTCCACGCGAGCGGGTGTTCAACACCTCCGACGGCAAGGCGCAGCTGACGGTCAATGAGACCAATGTGATCGAACTGCCCGAGGGATACCTGCTGATGAACACGGTGCGTTCCCATGACCAGTATAACTCCACCATCTACGGCCTGGATGACCGTTACCGTGGGGTGCGCGGTGGGCGGCGCGTGGTGTTCGTCAACCCCGAGGACTGCCATGCCCGCGGTCTGCGTGACGGGGACCTGGTGGATATCGTCTCCGTGTTCGATGACGGCGAGCGCCGCGCCCCGAATTTCCGGGTGGTGGAGTACGACACCGCCAGGGACTGCGTGACCACCTACTTCCCCGAGGCCAATGTGCTGGTGCCGCTGGATTCCGTGGCGGAGAAGTCCAACACCCCGGCATCCAAGTCGGTGCTGGTACGTCTGGAACCGCTGGGGGTCCACGCAGACGATCTTGACAAGTAG
- a CDS encoding glucose-6-phosphate dehydrogenase, with the protein MTPTGHDHRQTVTFYILGGAGDLVRRLLIPGMAGYLREYEGTRINIVATGRSEIDDYPQLVRDSLAAAGTDIDDRVVDSLAGHASFLASDATDPAELQELLDSREPGDRPVLYFALSPSVTAQAVDALAGVTLPEGIVLALEKPFGEDADTARELNEKLWKITDEEHIFRVDHFNCETALSNLVGLMGANAILSAGWNNRAVESIEIVYDESLGLEGRAEFYDSNGAVRDMLQSHLLQVMAHALAADTDDTVTDILAATDIDPGSVRRARYTAGEAGGEQLPDYAQEEGVDPERGTETLFQLTAHVDTDRWRGVPITLRSGKALGKPRREIAISYRREGYPEEVELQPGSRLVFPFTDEVVLEANVSDHGYSHNLQRVELRTELVPSKLSAYGRVVRAILDMSDTAEVPADAPARAWEIVEPVLTAFANDEVPLEEYPAGSAGPAGW; encoded by the coding sequence ATGACTCCCACAGGACACGACCACCGGCAGACCGTGACGTTCTACATCCTCGGCGGCGCGGGAGATCTCGTGCGTCGTCTGCTCATCCCCGGTATGGCGGGGTACCTCCGGGAGTATGAGGGCACCCGGATCAACATCGTCGCCACGGGGCGTTCGGAGATCGACGACTACCCGCAGCTGGTGCGCGATTCCCTCGCCGCAGCCGGCACAGACATCGATGACCGGGTGGTCGACAGCCTGGCCGGGCATGCCTCTTTCCTGGCGTCGGATGCCACTGATCCGGCCGAGCTGCAGGAGCTGCTCGATTCCCGGGAACCCGGTGACCGCCCGGTGCTCTACTTCGCGCTCTCGCCTTCCGTGACCGCGCAGGCCGTCGATGCCCTGGCGGGGGTCACCCTGCCCGAGGGCATCGTGCTTGCCCTGGAAAAACCCTTCGGCGAGGACGCGGACACCGCCCGCGAGCTCAACGAGAAATTGTGGAAAATCACCGATGAGGAGCACATCTTCCGCGTCGACCACTTCAACTGCGAGACCGCCCTGTCGAACCTGGTCGGACTGATGGGCGCGAATGCGATCCTCTCCGCCGGGTGGAATAACAGGGCAGTCGAGAGCATTGAGATCGTCTATGACGAATCCCTCGGCCTGGAGGGACGCGCCGAGTTCTACGACAGCAATGGGGCTGTGCGCGACATGCTCCAATCCCACCTGCTGCAGGTCATGGCACACGCCCTGGCTGCCGACACCGATGACACGGTCACCGACATTCTCGCCGCCACGGACATCGATCCGGGTTCCGTCCGTCGCGCCCGGTACACCGCAGGCGAGGCGGGTGGCGAACAGCTGCCGGACTACGCACAGGAGGAGGGCGTGGATCCGGAGCGGGGGACCGAGACGCTCTTCCAGCTCACCGCGCACGTGGACACCGACCGCTGGCGTGGCGTGCCCATCACCCTGCGTTCCGGCAAGGCACTGGGGAAACCGCGCAGGGAGATCGCCATCTCCTACCGGCGCGAGGGCTACCCCGAGGAGGTCGAGCTGCAGCCGGGCAGCCGTCTGGTCTTCCCCTTCACCGATGAGGTGGTGCTCGAGGCGAATGTCTCCGACCATGGTTACAGCCACAACCTGCAGCGCGTTGAACTGCGCACCGAACTGGTGCCCTCGAAGCTGTCGGCCTACGGCCGGGTGGTGCGTGCCATCCTCGACATGAGCGACACCGCCGAGGTGCCCGCCGACGCCCCGGCCCGGGCCTGGGAGATCGTGGAGCCCGTGCTCACCGCGTTCGCCAACGACGAGGTCCCGCTGGAGGAGTACCCGGCGGGGTCAGCGGGACCTGCGGGCTGGTAG
- a CDS encoding ECF transporter S component: MISAIALKPKTYLTLGVLAVLSIIIFFWPLIVNPESFLSDDAQAPLYLALVIPLVLAAVVAEISEDGFDVKAVAMLGVLSAMVAIVRPFGAGTAGFEAVFFILILGGRAFGPGFGFILGNTGLFASALLTAGIGPWLPYQMLAAAWVAFGAGLLPPVRGRLETLIIVVYAVVAALGYGFLMNMSFWPYAIGVSTELSFTPGAPVLENLHTFVLFSLTTSLGWDLGRALFTSVLLLLTTKPVLGALRRASRRAAFGVERSFS, from the coding sequence GTGATCAGCGCTATCGCCCTCAAACCGAAGACCTATCTCACGCTGGGTGTGCTGGCGGTGTTGAGCATCATCATCTTCTTTTGGCCGCTGATTGTGAATCCGGAGTCGTTCCTGTCCGATGATGCACAGGCCCCGCTCTACCTGGCGTTGGTGATCCCACTGGTGTTAGCTGCGGTGGTCGCCGAGATCAGCGAGGATGGTTTCGACGTCAAGGCCGTGGCCATGCTGGGTGTGCTCAGCGCCATGGTCGCGATCGTGCGTCCCTTCGGTGCGGGCACCGCCGGTTTCGAGGCGGTGTTCTTCATCCTCATCCTGGGCGGTCGCGCCTTCGGTCCCGGGTTCGGGTTCATCCTGGGCAACACCGGATTGTTCGCCTCGGCGTTGCTCACCGCCGGCATCGGCCCCTGGCTGCCGTATCAGATGCTGGCTGCGGCCTGGGTCGCCTTCGGCGCGGGCCTGCTGCCGCCCGTGCGCGGGCGGTTGGAGACACTCATCATCGTGGTTTACGCCGTGGTCGCCGCACTCGGCTACGGGTTCCTGATGAACATGAGCTTCTGGCCGTATGCCATCGGTGTATCCACCGAGTTGTCCTTCACCCCGGGCGCTCCGGTGCTGGAGAACCTCCACACCTTCGTGTTGTTCTCCCTCACCACGTCCCTGGGGTGGGACCTGGGGCGCGCGCTGTTCACCTCCGTGCTGCTGTTGCTCACCACGAAACCAGTGCTGGGTGCTTTACGACGCGCCAGCCGCCGCGCCGCGTTCGGTGTGGAGCGCAGCTTCAGCTGA
- a CDS encoding ABC transporter ATP-binding protein, with translation MSNHNRVTGTTGTAVKREAWSDAPVLELEDVSASYYTDERTLAEPQIRDVNLTLHEGEILLVLGRTGSGKSTLLNAMTGAMPHATGGRLDGHVRVVGRDTRDFPPRMLSDVVGVVGQDPAASFVTNTVEEELAYGMEQLGLPPAVMSKRVEETLDLLGIAELRGVPLSELSGGEQQRVAIGAVLTTRPALMVLDEPTSALDPNGAEDVLATVTKLAHDLAMTVVLAEHRIERVLQYVDRVAHVGQDGRVTLGTPAEIMTSADVAPPVIELGRWAGWSPLPLSIRDARNHSHAMRRRLFQRGLVVSKVQTTRPNPLLRAEDVVVDFPEIRAVDGVDLTLYEGEVTVLMGRNGCGKSSLLWALQGTGKRSQGTVLVHDDDAAARKHTRRNRGGATPDMPWSDPHQLKPADRRRVVSMVPQTPTDILYESSVGLELRRSDKDAAAAPGTTRAILDTLAPNIPDELHPRDLSEGQKLSLALSIQLAAQPPVVFFDEPTRGLDYAGKKSLSDSFKELALTGHAVLVVTHDVEFAALCADRVLFMASGKIVADGPAVDILAASPAYAPQVAKITAGIQDPSYWLTVPAVKAALGDGAL, from the coding sequence ATGAGTAACCACAACCGCGTCACCGGAACCACCGGCACCGCCGTCAAACGCGAGGCGTGGTCGGATGCCCCGGTCCTGGAGCTGGAGGATGTCTCCGCCTCCTACTACACCGATGAACGCACCCTGGCGGAACCCCAGATCCGGGATGTCAATCTCACCCTCCACGAAGGTGAGATCCTCCTGGTTCTCGGGCGTACCGGCTCGGGGAAATCCACCCTGCTCAACGCCATGACCGGCGCGATGCCGCACGCCACCGGTGGGCGTCTCGACGGTCATGTCCGCGTCGTCGGGCGCGACACCCGTGACTTCCCGCCGCGCATGCTCTCCGATGTGGTGGGTGTGGTCGGTCAGGATCCGGCGGCCTCGTTTGTCACCAACACCGTCGAGGAGGAACTGGCCTACGGCATGGAGCAACTGGGTCTGCCCCCGGCTGTGATGAGCAAACGGGTGGAGGAAACCCTCGACCTGCTCGGCATCGCCGAACTGCGTGGGGTGCCGCTGTCCGAGCTGTCGGGTGGTGAACAGCAGCGCGTGGCCATCGGTGCGGTCCTGACCACCCGACCGGCCCTGATGGTGCTCGATGAACCCACCAGCGCCCTGGACCCCAACGGCGCGGAGGATGTCCTGGCGACGGTGACCAAACTCGCCCACGACCTGGCCATGACGGTGGTCCTGGCCGAGCACCGCATTGAACGCGTGCTGCAGTATGTCGACCGGGTGGCCCACGTCGGTCAGGATGGCCGGGTCACCCTCGGCACCCCGGCGGAGATCATGACCTCCGCGGATGTGGCTCCCCCGGTCATCGAACTGGGCCGCTGGGCGGGCTGGTCCCCGCTGCCGTTGTCCATCCGGGATGCCCGGAATCATTCCCATGCCATGCGCCGACGCCTGTTCCAGCGGGGGCTGGTAGTGTCCAAGGTGCAGACCACCCGGCCGAACCCCCTGCTGCGGGCGGAGGATGTCGTGGTGGACTTCCCGGAGATCCGTGCCGTAGACGGGGTGGATCTGACCCTCTATGAGGGTGAGGTCACCGTGTTGATGGGCCGTAACGGGTGTGGGAAATCCTCCCTGCTGTGGGCTCTGCAGGGCACGGGTAAACGCAGCCAGGGCACGGTCCTGGTCCATGATGATGACGCCGCCGCCCGGAAACATACCCGCAGGAACCGCGGTGGCGCCACCCCGGATATGCCATGGTCGGATCCCCACCAGCTCAAACCCGCTGACCGTCGCCGCGTGGTGTCCATGGTGCCGCAGACACCGACCGATATCCTCTATGAATCCTCCGTGGGCCTGGAGCTGCGCCGTTCCGACAAGGATGCCGCCGCGGCGCCCGGCACTACCCGCGCCATCCTGGACACCCTGGCCCCGAACATCCCCGATGAGCTGCATCCCCGGGATCTCTCGGAGGGGCAGAAACTCTCCCTGGCACTGTCTATCCAGTTGGCGGCACAACCACCGGTGGTGTTCTTCGACGAACCGACCCGCGGGTTGGATTACGCCGGTAAGAAATCCCTGTCGGACAGTTTCAAGGAGTTGGCGCTGACCGGTCACGCGGTGCTGGTGGTCACCCACGATGTGGAGTTCGCCGCCCTGTGCGCGGACCGGGTGCTGTTCATGGCATCGGGGAAGATCGTCGCCGACGGCCCGGCCGTGGATATCCTCGCGGCCTCCCCCGCCTATGCCCCGCAGGTGGCCAAGATCACCGCCGGTATCCAGGATCCGTCCTACTGGCTCACCGTGCCCGCGGTGAAGGCCGCGCTTGGGGACGGTGCCCTGTGA
- a CDS encoding energy-coupling factor transporter transmembrane component T, whose protein sequence is MAWWVWALGIAGTVSLTTNLYVLAMALVVLCFVVAQRRGASPWARAFPIYFILCGWIVVYRVVMHILVGAKIGQQELFSIPSFDLPEWAAGINVFGTVYAEGLLMSATQGLVLGTMIVAVGAANSLADPKKLVKALPGALGDLGTAIVIGISIAPQMAESAYRIHRARTLRGDDTGGIRGFARILMPVFQDTLDRSLALASSLDARGYGRRADTPLIEQRITSAFGALGIIGATIGIFVVLDAGAPMFVAVPILIVGVGFLVISLFIASRRKTSTTYDQLPWAGAEWITALSGLVPLAAALVEYNLNPASMVTTWIPLHMPTQVPLLVILALVVATAPGIFTPRLPRNSFRARRRTPRVATTTDTTPDTTPAGPTRRTPAGRGHRRNPEPAAVTASFPVVATAAATAPKKEALHE, encoded by the coding sequence ATGGCCTGGTGGGTGTGGGCCCTGGGTATCGCCGGGACCGTCAGCCTGACCACCAACCTCTACGTCCTGGCCATGGCACTGGTCGTCCTGTGTTTCGTGGTCGCACAGCGTCGGGGGGCCTCCCCCTGGGCACGTGCCTTCCCCATCTATTTCATCCTGTGCGGGTGGATCGTGGTCTACCGCGTGGTCATGCACATCCTCGTCGGTGCCAAGATCGGCCAGCAGGAACTGTTCAGCATCCCCTCCTTCGATCTGCCGGAGTGGGCGGCGGGCATCAATGTGTTCGGCACGGTCTATGCGGAGGGGCTGTTGATGAGCGCCACCCAGGGACTGGTGCTGGGCACCATGATCGTCGCGGTGGGTGCCGCCAACTCCCTGGCAGATCCGAAGAAGCTGGTCAAGGCGCTACCCGGCGCACTGGGTGATCTGGGCACCGCCATCGTCATCGGTATCTCGATTGCCCCGCAGATGGCGGAATCGGCGTACCGCATCCACCGGGCCCGCACGCTGCGTGGTGATGATACCGGCGGCATCCGTGGGTTCGCCAGGATCCTCATGCCCGTCTTCCAGGACACCCTGGACCGCTCCCTCGCGCTGGCCAGTTCTCTGGATGCCCGTGGTTACGGCCGTCGCGCCGACACCCCGCTCATTGAGCAGCGGATCACGTCCGCGTTCGGTGCCCTGGGCATCATCGGTGCCACCATCGGCATCTTCGTGGTGCTGGATGCCGGTGCCCCCATGTTCGTGGCGGTGCCGATCCTCATCGTGGGCGTCGGGTTCCTGGTGATCTCCCTATTCATCGCTTCTCGACGAAAAACCTCCACCACCTACGACCAGCTGCCGTGGGCGGGCGCGGAGTGGATCACCGCCCTGTCCGGACTGGTTCCCCTCGCCGCCGCCCTGGTGGAATACAACCTCAATCCAGCATCGATGGTGACCACCTGGATCCCGCTGCACATGCCCACGCAGGTACCCCTCCTGGTCATCCTCGCTCTGGTGGTCGCCACCGCCCCCGGTATCTTCACCCCCCGGTTGCCGCGCAACTCCTTCCGCGCCCGGCGCCGGACACCACGCGTGGCCACCACAACGGACACCACCCCGGACACGACACCAGCCGGGCCCACCCGGCGCACACCTGCAGGCCGGGGCCACCGCAGGAACCCCGAGCCGGCAGCGGTGACCGCGAGCTTCCCGGTTGTCGCCACCGCTGCTGCCACGGCCCCCAAGAAAGAGGCGTTACATGAGTAA
- a CDS encoding terpene cyclase/mutase family protein yields MALLGTRTAATALALATGIALITPHTAVAATPPTDSELESTASFLAAQLTERGDGLVDGPFGGRADLGLTADFIFALDALDMHHDQADRSYEALVDNADDFVYFLGEVDAGRMAKFVALQNTRGERNETYIAELVDAIQDNGRLMNETDGEPTSDAQNFSQAWAVIALARAGETEAASKAADFLESQICEDGGVPLFPATPPTCTSVDPDTTGMAGQALALVRGAEATSTRSVLQYLRNNTTPEGGINSRFAGINVNSTALAAGAFAYAGDLDAFERNHAFLDAVRFDDSAPEELRGGFAYKISDVDTVTTVSDQIRRATAQAALGFVGGSYASSETLYPEQVDPDPVDPDPVDPAPSDSDGSSSGSSEGGIFLGVLGAIAAIIAAVIGFTGTAAFLPVQF; encoded by the coding sequence ATGGCGCTTCTCGGGACACGCACCGCTGCCACAGCCCTGGCTCTGGCAACTGGCATCGCACTCATCACCCCCCACACCGCTGTTGCGGCAACACCACCCACCGATTCCGAGCTCGAGAGCACCGCGAGCTTCCTGGCAGCGCAGCTCACGGAAAGAGGCGACGGGCTGGTCGACGGCCCGTTCGGCGGCCGAGCTGACCTCGGCCTGACCGCCGATTTCATCTTCGCCCTCGATGCCCTGGACATGCATCATGACCAGGCGGATCGCAGCTACGAGGCCCTGGTCGACAACGCCGATGACTTCGTGTACTTCCTGGGTGAGGTGGATGCCGGTCGCATGGCCAAGTTCGTCGCGCTGCAGAACACCCGCGGTGAGCGCAATGAGACCTACATCGCAGAGCTGGTCGATGCGATCCAGGACAACGGCCGCCTGATGAACGAAACCGACGGCGAACCCACCTCCGACGCACAGAACTTCTCCCAGGCGTGGGCTGTCATCGCCCTGGCACGCGCTGGCGAGACCGAGGCTGCCAGCAAGGCAGCGGATTTCCTGGAGAGCCAGATCTGCGAGGATGGCGGTGTCCCACTGTTCCCGGCGACACCTCCGACCTGCACCTCCGTGGATCCCGACACCACGGGTATGGCCGGTCAGGCACTCGCGCTGGTCCGTGGTGCTGAAGCCACCTCCACCAGGAGCGTCCTGCAGTACCTGCGCAACAACACCACGCCTGAAGGCGGCATCAACAGCCGGTTCGCCGGGATCAACGTCAACTCCACCGCCCTTGCAGCCGGTGCCTTCGCCTATGCCGGCGACCTGGATGCCTTCGAGCGCAACCACGCCTTCCTGGATGCCGTGCGATTCGACGACTCCGCACCGGAGGAGCTTCGTGGTGGATTCGCCTACAAGATCAGCGATGTGGACACTGTAACCACCGTGTCCGATCAGATCCGTCGCGCCACAGCCCAGGCGGCCCTCGGTTTCGTCGGTGGTAGCTATGCATCCTCTGAGACCCTCTACCCGGAGCAGGTTGATCCTGATCCGGTCGATCCTGATCCGGTAGACCCGGCCCCGTCTGATTCTGATGGCTCCAGCAGTGGTTCCTCCGAGGGAGGAATCTTCCTTGGTGTGCTCGGCGCCATCGCCGCGATCATCGCTGCGGTTATCGGTTTCACCGGCACCGCTGCCTTCCTCCCGGTACAGTTCTAG
- a CDS encoding GNAT family N-acetyltransferase, translating into MYRLTAPDAGGYREWASCLAEFGDGPIDGSGFEGRPELSGAAFEAYITDRARWADTSIPTPEGFVHCDFRWITDPGGQLLGFLAIRHTLTPFLLEQGGHIGYSVRPTYRNRGVAGTALALGLAEAQALGVTPVLLTVREDNPASRRVIERAGGNYEDTRNGFRRYWFPNTHRTP; encoded by the coding sequence ATGTACCGACTGACAGCACCCGACGCCGGCGGGTACCGGGAGTGGGCCTCGTGCCTGGCCGAGTTTGGTGATGGCCCGATCGACGGATCGGGGTTTGAAGGGCGGCCGGAGCTGTCCGGGGCGGCGTTCGAGGCCTATATCACCGACCGTGCACGGTGGGCGGACACCTCGATCCCGACTCCGGAGGGTTTCGTGCACTGTGACTTCCGATGGATCACCGATCCCGGCGGGCAGCTGCTCGGTTTCCTGGCGATCCGCCATACCCTCACCCCCTTTCTGCTGGAGCAGGGCGGGCACATCGGCTATTCGGTCCGGCCCACATACCGCAACCGCGGGGTGGCGGGGACGGCGCTGGCGCTCGGGCTGGCGGAGGCGCAGGCCCTGGGGGTCACACCCGTGCTCCTGACCGTGCGGGAGGACAACCCGGCATCGCGTCGCGTGATCGAACGCGCCGGTGGTAACTATGAAGATACCCGGAACGGGTTCCGTCGCTACTGGTTCCCGAACACACACCGGACTCCCTGA